From Brachionichthys hirsutus isolate HB-005 chromosome 2, CSIRO-AGI_Bhir_v1, whole genome shotgun sequence, one genomic window encodes:
- the zgc:113278 gene encoding translocating chain-associated membrane protein 1-like 1-like, translated as MGFRKKNKSPPVLSHEFVIQNHADMVSCLAMIILLGLMFEVTAKFAIMFITVQYNVTHVHDETSEPLNLYQYGPKDVATVFFYLLIAVILHALIQEYILDKMNRRLHLSKTKHSKFNESGQLAAFYLFSFLWGCSILTAEDFATKPTFLWEGYPHTHMVFQVKFFYICQIAYWLHALPELYFQKVRKEDIPRQLYYICLYVVHITGAYVLNLHRLGLVLLVPHYLVELLFHASRLFYFSDENKQKGFTLWAMLFVIARLLTLTLSVLTFGFGLPRTENQGFSLVEGNFNVLTIRMTCLAAICLTQAWMMWKFINFQLKKWREHSQNQASKRKAVSPKSKLHKRDPARGATNGVVSSDDKTSPRARKVKAS; from the exons ATGGGCTTCCGCAAGAAGAACAAGAGCCCGCCGGTGCTGAGCCACGAGTTCGTGATCCAGAATCACGCCGACATGGTTTCGTGCTTGGCGATGATTATCCTCCTCGGCCTGATGTTCGAG GTCACGGCGAAGTTTGCCATCATGTTCATCACAGTCCAGTATAATGTGACGCACGTTCACG aTGAGACGAGCGAGCCGTTGAACCTGTACCAGTACGGCCCTAAAGACGTGGCCACTGTGTTTTTCTATCTCCTCATAGCCGTCATTCTTCATGCCTTGATACAAGAATATATTCTCGAC AAAATGAACAGGCGGTTGCACCTGTCCAAAACCAAACACAGCAAATTCAATGAGTCTGGACAGCTGGCGGCGTTCTACctgttctccttcctctggGGCTGCAGCATCCTAACAGCG GAGGATTTTGCAACAAAGCCTACCTTCCTATGGGAGGGTTACCCACACACTCATATGGT TTTTCAGGTCAAGTTCTTCTACATTTGCCAAATTGCCTATTGGCTCCATGCGCTTCCCGAGCTGTACTTCCAAAAAGTACGGAAG GAGGACATCCCTCGCCAGCTCTATTACATTTGCCTTTACGTTGTCCACATCACTGGTGCCTATGTCTTAAA CCTCCACCGACTGGGCCTGGTGTTGCTGGTCCCTCACTACCTGGTGGAGCTCCTGTTCCACGCCTCACGCCTCTTCTACTTTAGCGACGAGAACAAGCAGAAGGG TTTTACTCTGTGGGCGATGCTTTTCGTCATCGCCCGGCTCCTCACCCTCACACTCTCGGTTCTGACGTTCGGCTTCGGGCTGCCCCGTACAGAAAACCAGGGCTTTTCTCTAGTGGAAGGCAACTTCAATGTGCTCACCATAAG GATGACTTGTCTGGCCGCTATCTGCCTGACGCAAGCTTGGATGATGTGGAAATTCATTAACTTTCAGTTGAAAAAGTGGAGGGAGCACAGCCAGAACCAAGCCTCAAAGAGGAAGGCAGTCAGTCCAAAGAGCAAACTTCACAAAAGGGACCCTGCACGGG GTGCTACCAATGGGGTCGTGTCGTCCGATGATAAAACCTCGCCGCGGGCAAGAAAAGTCAAAGCTTCGTAG